Proteins encoded together in one Streptomyces umbrinus window:
- a CDS encoding penicillin acylase family protein: MPRRTPRTILDRQRTPRRFTKFLKGASICVLVAGLLSPLSQAAAAQPASATAAAAANDYCGGRCSDILPAGQNGNATLAEILLNQAFGTQPAHADDQLAPYGSLASGYSGLTDAKINDFFRDASFGVPADQVESTLKPAGRTDVTIVRDKKTGVPHITGTTRYGTEFGAGYAAAQDRLWLMDVFRHVGRGKLTPFAGGAPSNQGLEQEFWRHAPYTEADLQAQIDNAVATNGARGRQALDDVRAYIAGINAYIDASDSGRYFPGEYVLTGHKDSVTNAGTIEHFKETDLVALASVIGALFGSGGGGEVNNAISLLAAQSKYGVEEGTKVWESFRERNDPEAVLTVHNGESFPYATKPADPQGEALPAAGSVAEVLLVYDRTGSAATATATGTSAAATASALSSAKRGMSNALVVSGKSTASGNPIAVFGPQTGYFAPQLLMLQEIQGPGLSARGASFAGLSMYVELGRGQDYAWSATTSGQDIIDTYAVELCQDDTHYLYRGTCTAMEKIEQTNAWKPTTADGTAAGSYRMQVWRTKYGPVTHRATVDGKRVAYTTLRSSYMHEADSIIGFQMLNDPDYVKSPQTFQSAVQHINYTFNWFYADSQHTAYYNSGDNPVRANGVDAEFPVWAQSAYEWKNWTPTTNTADYTPASAHPNSVDQDYYISWNNKQAKDYTTAPWGNGSVHRGNLLEDRVKKLVTAGGVTRASLTKAMADAALADLRAEDVLPKLLKVVNSSPVTDSAAAAAVTKLSDWVTAGAKRKETSAGSKAYANAEAIRILDAWWPLLVKAEFEPGLGSDLYTAMTSNLPVDEAPSAGHGPTGSHAGSSFQYGWWSYVHKDIRAVLGETVEGGLAKPYCGGGSLSACRTILINSLKEAAAKTAAQVYPGDDLCSAGDQWCADSVNQRTLGGIKHGRISWQNRPTYQQVVEFASHR; encoded by the coding sequence ATGCCCCGGCGTACCCCACGCACCATCCTCGACAGACAGAGAACTCCCCGCAGATTCACCAAGTTCCTCAAGGGCGCATCCATATGCGTTCTCGTTGCCGGTCTTTTGTCTCCGCTTTCCCAGGCGGCCGCCGCGCAGCCCGCCTCGGCGACGGCCGCGGCAGCCGCGAACGACTACTGCGGCGGCCGGTGTTCGGACATCCTCCCGGCGGGCCAGAACGGCAACGCGACCCTTGCCGAGATTCTCCTGAACCAGGCCTTCGGCACCCAGCCCGCACACGCGGACGACCAGCTCGCGCCCTACGGCAGCCTCGCGTCGGGCTACTCCGGGCTCACCGACGCCAAGATCAACGACTTCTTCAGGGACGCCTCGTTCGGGGTCCCCGCCGACCAGGTCGAGTCGACCCTGAAGCCCGCCGGACGCACCGACGTCACGATCGTCCGCGACAAGAAGACCGGTGTGCCGCACATCACAGGCACCACGCGTTACGGCACGGAGTTCGGCGCCGGATACGCGGCCGCCCAGGACCGGCTGTGGCTGATGGACGTCTTCCGGCACGTCGGACGCGGCAAGCTGACCCCCTTCGCCGGCGGCGCACCCTCCAACCAGGGCCTTGAGCAGGAGTTCTGGCGCCATGCCCCCTACACGGAGGCCGATCTCCAGGCCCAGATCGACAACGCCGTCGCCACCAACGGCGCCCGCGGCCGGCAGGCCCTCGACGACGTCAGGGCCTACATCGCCGGCATCAACGCCTACATCGACGCCTCCGACAGCGGCCGCTACTTCCCCGGCGAGTACGTCCTGACCGGCCACAAGGACTCCGTCACCAACGCCGGGACCATCGAGCACTTCAAGGAGACCGACCTGGTCGCCCTCGCCTCCGTCATCGGCGCGCTCTTCGGCTCAGGAGGCGGCGGCGAGGTCAACAACGCCATCTCGCTCCTCGCCGCCCAGTCCAAGTACGGCGTGGAGGAGGGCACCAAGGTCTGGGAGTCCTTCCGCGAGCGCAACGACCCCGAGGCAGTACTCACCGTCCACAACGGCGAGAGCTTCCCGTACGCCACCAAGCCGGCCGACCCCCAGGGCGAAGCCCTGCCCGCCGCGGGCTCGGTGGCCGAGGTGCTGCTGGTCTACGACCGCACGGGCAGCGCGGCCACCGCCACGGCCACCGGGACGTCCGCCGCGGCGACGGCGAGCGCCCTCAGCTCGGCGAAGCGCGGCATGTCCAACGCCCTCGTGGTGAGCGGCAAGAGCACGGCGAGCGGCAACCCGATCGCCGTCTTCGGACCGCAGACCGGCTATTTCGCGCCACAGTTGCTGATGCTCCAGGAGATCCAGGGCCCAGGCCTCAGCGCCCGCGGCGCCTCCTTCGCGGGCCTGAGCATGTACGTCGAACTCGGCCGCGGCCAGGACTACGCGTGGAGCGCCACGACCTCCGGCCAGGACATCATCGACACCTACGCGGTCGAGCTGTGCCAGGACGACACCCACTACCTCTACCGCGGCACCTGCACGGCCATGGAGAAGATCGAGCAGACCAACGCCTGGAAGCCCACCACCGCCGACGGCACCGCGGCCGGCTCGTACCGCATGCAGGTCTGGCGCACCAAATACGGCCCGGTGACGCACCGCGCCACCGTCGACGGCAAACGGGTCGCGTACACCACCCTGCGCTCCTCCTACATGCACGAGGCCGACTCGATCATCGGCTTCCAGATGCTCAACGACCCGGACTATGTGAAGAGCCCCCAGACCTTCCAGTCGGCGGTGCAGCACATCAACTACACCTTCAACTGGTTCTACGCCGACTCGCAGCACACCGCGTACTACAACAGCGGTGACAACCCGGTCCGCGCCAACGGTGTCGACGCCGAGTTCCCGGTCTGGGCGCAGTCCGCGTACGAGTGGAAGAACTGGACGCCGACGACGAACACCGCCGACTACACCCCGGCGTCCGCCCACCCCAACTCCGTCGACCAGGACTACTACATCTCCTGGAACAACAAACAGGCCAAGGACTACACCACGGCTCCCTGGGGCAACGGCTCCGTCCACCGCGGCAACCTCCTGGAGGACCGGGTGAAGAAGCTGGTCACCGCGGGCGGGGTGACCAGGGCGTCGCTCACCAAGGCGATGGCCGACGCGGCGCTGGCCGACCTGCGCGCCGAGGACGTACTGCCGAAGCTGCTGAAGGTCGTCAACAGCTCGCCGGTCACCGACTCGGCTGCCGCGGCGGCCGTGACGAAACTGTCCGACTGGGTGACGGCCGGCGCCAAACGCAAGGAGACCTCGGCCGGTTCGAAGGCGTACGCCAACGCCGAGGCGATCCGCATCCTGGACGCCTGGTGGCCGCTGCTGGTGAAGGCCGAGTTCGAACCCGGTCTCGGCAGCGACCTCTACACCGCCATGACCAGCAACCTCCCCGTGGACGAGGCCCCGTCGGCCGGACACGGGCCCACCGGCTCGCACGCCGGAAGCTCCTTCCAGTACGGCTGGTGGAGCTACGTCCACAAGGACATCCGGGCGGTGCTCGGCGAGACCGTCGAGGGCGGACTCGCCAAGCCGTACTGCGGCGGCGGCAGTCTCAGCGCCTGCCGGACCATCCTGATCAACAGCCTCAAGGAGGCCGCCGCGAAGACCGCCGCCCAGGTCTACCCGGGCGACGACCTCTGCTCGGCCGGCGACCAGTGGTGTGCCGACTCGGTCAACCAGCGCACGCTGGGCGGCATCAAGCACGGCAGGATCAGCTGGCAGAACCGGCCGACCTACCAGCAGGTCGTGGAGTTCGCCTCGCACCGGTGA
- a CDS encoding acyl-CoA dehydrogenase family protein, whose translation MNLGLSEEQAAVRRLARDFVDREIAPHVVAWDRAEEVDRSIVKKLGDVGFLGLTVDEEYGGSGGDHLAYCLVTEELGRGDSSVRGIVSVSLGLVAKTIASWGSEEQKRQWLPGLTSGAYVGCFGLTEPGTGSDAGNLSTRAVRDGDDYVISGSKMFITNGTWADVVLLFARSTDAPGHKGVSAFLIPTDTPGLTRRTVHGKLGLRGQATAELALEDVRVPASTMLGPEGKGFSIAMSALAKGRMSVAAGCVGIAQAALDAAVTYATEREQFGKTIAHHQLVQELLSDIAVDVDAARLLTWRVADLVDRGEPFATESSKAKLFASEAAVRAANNALQVFGGYGYIDEYPVGKLLRDARVMTLYEGTSQIQKLVIGRALTGISAF comes from the coding sequence ATGAACCTGGGGCTCAGCGAGGAGCAGGCCGCCGTCCGACGGCTCGCCAGGGACTTCGTCGACCGGGAGATCGCCCCGCACGTCGTCGCCTGGGACCGGGCGGAGGAGGTCGACCGCTCGATCGTGAAGAAGCTCGGCGATGTCGGCTTCCTGGGCCTCACGGTCGACGAGGAGTACGGCGGCTCCGGCGGCGACCACCTCGCGTACTGCCTGGTGACGGAGGAGCTGGGCCGGGGTGACTCCTCGGTCCGCGGTATCGTCTCGGTCTCCCTCGGCCTCGTCGCCAAGACCATCGCGTCCTGGGGGAGCGAGGAGCAGAAGCGGCAGTGGCTGCCGGGGCTCACCTCGGGCGCGTACGTCGGCTGCTTCGGTCTCACCGAACCGGGCACCGGCTCCGACGCGGGCAACCTCTCGACCAGGGCGGTGCGCGACGGCGACGACTACGTGATCAGCGGCAGCAAGATGTTCATCACCAACGGCACCTGGGCCGACGTCGTGCTGCTCTTCGCCCGCTCGACCGACGCCCCAGGCCACAAGGGCGTCTCCGCCTTCCTCATACCCACCGACACCCCCGGCCTGACCCGCCGCACCGTCCACGGCAAGCTCGGACTGCGCGGCCAGGCCACCGCGGAGCTGGCACTTGAGGACGTCCGCGTGCCCGCCTCGACGATGCTCGGCCCCGAGGGCAAGGGCTTCTCCATCGCGATGTCCGCGCTGGCCAAGGGCCGGATGTCCGTCGCGGCCGGCTGTGTCGGCATCGCCCAGGCCGCGCTGGACGCCGCCGTGACGTACGCGACCGAGCGCGAGCAGTTCGGCAAGACCATCGCCCACCACCAGCTCGTCCAGGAACTGCTCAGCGACATCGCCGTGGACGTCGACGCGGCCCGGCTGCTCACCTGGCGGGTCGCCGATCTCGTCGACCGGGGCGAGCCGTTCGCCACCGAGTCCTCCAAGGCCAAGCTCTTCGCCTCGGAGGCCGCCGTGCGCGCCGCGAACAACGCCCTCCAGGTCTTCGGCGGCTACGGCTACATCGACGAGTACCCGGTCGGCAAGCTGCTGCGCGACGCCCGCGTGATGACCCTGTACGAGGGCACCAGCCAGATCCAGAAACTGGTCATCGGCCGTGCGCTGACAGGGATTTCGGCCTTCTGA
- a CDS encoding TetR/AcrR family transcriptional regulator, which translates to MSTAEETAGAEMPPWAEVTPDAARRLLVAAVEAFAERGYHATTTRDIAGRAGMSPAALYIHYKTKEELLHRISRIGHEKALEILRTAAQGEGGAAERLADAVSSFVRWHAGGRTTARVVQYELDSLGPDARAEIIALRRQVDAEVRGIIQDGVAAGDFDVPDVPGTTLAVLSLCIDVARWFNVNGTRTPDEVGTLYADLVLRMVGARK; encoded by the coding sequence ATGAGTACGGCGGAGGAGACGGCCGGTGCGGAGATGCCGCCGTGGGCCGAGGTCACCCCGGACGCGGCCCGGCGGCTGCTCGTCGCCGCCGTGGAGGCCTTCGCCGAGCGCGGGTACCACGCGACGACGACCCGTGACATCGCCGGCCGGGCGGGGATGAGCCCGGCCGCGCTCTACATCCACTACAAGACCAAGGAAGAACTGCTCCACCGGATCAGCAGGATCGGCCACGAGAAGGCCCTGGAGATCCTGCGGACGGCGGCCCAGGGCGAGGGCGGTGCCGCCGAGCGGCTGGCGGACGCCGTGAGCTCCTTCGTCCGCTGGCACGCAGGTGGGCGTACCACCGCCCGGGTCGTGCAGTACGAACTGGACTCGCTCGGCCCGGACGCCCGGGCCGAGATCATCGCCCTGCGCCGCCAGGTCGACGCCGAGGTCCGCGGCATCATCCAGGACGGTGTGGCGGCGGGCGACTTCGACGTCCCGGACGTCCCGGGCACCACCCTCGCGGTCCTCTCCCTGTGCATCGACGTGGCCCGCTGGTTCAACGTCAACGGCACGAGGACACCGGACGAGGTGGGCACCCTCTACGCGGACCTGGTCCTGAGGATGGTCGGGGCCAGGAAATAG
- the soxR gene encoding redox-sensitive transcriptional activator SoxR, producing the protein MPQIPEKIHELTVGQLSARSGAAVSALHFYESKGLISSRRTTGNQRRYHRDALRRVAFVRAAQRVGIPLATIRDALAELPEERTPTREDWARLSEAWRSELDERIKQLGRLRDHLTDCIGCGCLSLETCVLSNPDDVFGERQSGSRLMVERPGARNQREQPEKEPRNCG; encoded by the coding sequence GTGCCCCAGATTCCCGAGAAGATCCACGAACTCACGGTCGGCCAGCTGTCGGCCCGCAGCGGTGCCGCGGTCTCGGCCCTGCACTTCTACGAGTCCAAGGGCCTGATCAGCAGCCGCCGCACGACAGGCAATCAGCGCCGCTACCACCGCGACGCACTGCGCCGCGTCGCCTTCGTGCGGGCCGCGCAGCGGGTCGGCATCCCGCTGGCCACGATCCGCGACGCGCTCGCCGAGCTGCCCGAGGAGCGCACTCCGACGCGCGAGGACTGGGCCCGCCTCTCGGAGGCCTGGCGGTCCGAACTCGACGAGCGCATCAAGCAGTTGGGCCGCCTGCGCGACCACCTCACCGACTGCATCGGCTGCGGCTGTCTCTCGCTGGAGACCTGCGTACTGTCCAACCCCGACGACGTCTTCGGTGAACGGCAGAGCGGCTCCCGCCTGATGGTGGAACGCCCGGGCGCCAGGAACCAGCGCGAGCAGCCGGAGAAGGAGCCCAGGAACTGCGGCTGA
- a CDS encoding MaoC family dehydratase codes for MAEPRIFTSADELKAAVDEQLGYSDWLEVDQKRIDLFADATGDHQWIHVDPEKAAAGPFGTTIAHGYLTLSLLPLFGPQLIKVEGVKMGVNYGTNKVRFPAPVPVGSRLRATAKITGVDEVPGGVQVSVGFTVEREGGDKPVCAAESVSRYYF; via the coding sequence ATGGCAGAGCCGAGGATCTTCACGTCCGCCGACGAACTGAAGGCGGCGGTGGACGAGCAGTTGGGGTACAGCGACTGGCTGGAGGTCGACCAGAAGCGGATCGATCTGTTCGCTGACGCGACAGGGGACCACCAGTGGATCCACGTGGACCCCGAGAAGGCCGCGGCGGGTCCCTTTGGGACGACGATTGCCCACGGGTATCTGACGTTGTCGCTGCTGCCGCTGTTCGGGCCGCAGCTGATCAAGGTCGAGGGCGTCAAGATGGGTGTCAACTACGGGACGAACAAGGTTCGTTTTCCCGCTCCTGTGCCGGTGGGGTCGCGGCTGCGCGCGACGGCGAAGATCACCGGTGTCGATGAGGTGCCGGGCGGGGTGCAGGTGTCCGTGGGCTTCACCGTGGAGCGTGAGGGGGGCGACAAGCCGGTTTGTGCGGCTGAGTCGGTGTCTCGGTACTACTTCTGA
- a CDS encoding RNA ligase (ATP) — protein sequence MSTLRVTAEVLTVHEHPNADALELAQVGLYRAVVAKGVYRTGETAVYIPEQSVLPEELIEELGLTGRLAGSRSDRVKAVRLRGELSQGIVCRPKVLAGVDLARAAADGTDFAERLGITKWVPPIPPTMDGEVEPAPDLLPWVDIENIQRYPDIFTPGEDVVLTEKLHGSACLLTYFAEDGRVQVSSKGFGAKYLALTEDPRNLYWRAVHGHGVTAAAARLAERLGARRVGVFGEVYGAGVQDLTYGADGRRESLGYAVFDVSAEIDGEVRWLDATKLLTGELPLVPRLYEGPYDIGRVLEFASGRETVSGQGLHLREGVVIRPATERYSPVTGGRAVAKAVSPAYLTRKGGTEYE from the coding sequence ATGTCGACGCTGCGCGTCACCGCCGAAGTGCTGACCGTCCACGAGCATCCGAACGCCGACGCGCTCGAACTGGCCCAGGTGGGCCTGTACCGAGCAGTCGTCGCCAAGGGCGTGTACCGCACCGGTGAGACCGCCGTCTACATCCCCGAGCAGTCCGTGCTGCCAGAGGAGCTGATCGAGGAGCTGGGCCTGACCGGACGCCTCGCGGGCAGCAGGTCGGACCGGGTCAAGGCGGTGCGGCTGCGCGGCGAGCTGTCGCAGGGGATCGTCTGCCGGCCAAAGGTGCTGGCGGGCGTCGACCTCGCCCGGGCCGCGGCGGACGGCACGGACTTCGCCGAGCGGCTCGGCATCACCAAGTGGGTGCCGCCGATACCGCCCACGATGGACGGCGAGGTCGAGCCGGCCCCCGATCTGCTGCCCTGGGTCGACATCGAGAACATCCAGCGCTACCCGGACATCTTCACCCCGGGCGAGGACGTGGTCCTGACCGAGAAACTGCACGGCTCGGCCTGCCTGCTCACGTACTTCGCCGAGGACGGCCGCGTCCAGGTCTCCTCGAAGGGCTTCGGCGCCAAGTACCTGGCCCTGACGGAGGACCCGCGCAACCTGTACTGGCGCGCGGTCCACGGCCACGGCGTCACCGCGGCCGCGGCCCGGCTCGCCGAGCGGCTCGGCGCGCGCCGCGTCGGCGTCTTCGGCGAGGTGTACGGAGCGGGCGTACAGGACCTCACCTACGGCGCCGACGGCCGCCGCGAGTCGCTCGGATACGCCGTGTTCGACGTGTCCGCGGAGATCGACGGCGAGGTCCGCTGGCTGGACGCGACGAAGCTGCTCACGGGCGAACTGCCGCTCGTGCCACGGCTCTACGAGGGTCCGTACGACATCGGCCGCGTCCTGGAGTTCGCCTCCGGGCGCGAGACGGTGTCCGGGCAGGGGCTGCATCTGCGCGAGGGTGTCGTGATCAGGCCCGCCACCGAGCGGTACAGCCCGGTGACGGGCGGCCGGGCCGTCGCGAAGGCGGTCAGCCCGGCGTATCTGACACGCAAGGGCGGCACGGAGTACGAGTGA
- a CDS encoding 3-keto-5-aminohexanoate cleavage protein, with the protein MVQVCVNGGRGSGDGALVPLSPAAMADSAAEAVAVGASDIHVHPKSPCGEDTLSPKAVAATLEQIRSRVTAPVGVTTGAWAEPDPATRVARVREWTVLPDHASVNWHEPGAEQVAAALLERGVAVEAGIWSDTDGAARFAASPLAPRVLRILAEVTDPNPDTAEDSARGLLAALTVTHGRPVLLHGEEGGTWPVLRLAGRLGLATRIGLEDTLFLPNGQRALSNAELVTEGLVQHERARRSP; encoded by the coding sequence ATGGTGCAGGTGTGTGTGAACGGGGGACGCGGGTCCGGCGACGGTGCTCTCGTGCCGTTGTCGCCGGCGGCGATGGCCGACTCCGCGGCGGAGGCCGTCGCGGTCGGGGCGTCGGACATCCATGTACATCCCAAGTCCCCCTGTGGAGAAGACACGCTGTCGCCGAAAGCGGTTGCAGCGACGCTGGAGCAAATACGTTCCCGGGTCACCGCCCCCGTCGGCGTGACCACCGGAGCCTGGGCCGAGCCCGACCCCGCCACCCGCGTGGCCCGCGTCCGCGAATGGACCGTCCTGCCCGACCACGCCTCGGTCAACTGGCACGAGCCGGGAGCCGAGCAGGTCGCCGCCGCACTCCTGGAGCGTGGCGTGGCCGTGGAGGCGGGCATCTGGTCCGACACGGACGGAGCCGCACGCTTCGCGGCCTCACCACTCGCCCCACGGGTCCTGCGCATCCTGGCGGAGGTCACGGACCCGAACCCCGACACGGCGGAGGACTCGGCCCGGGGGCTGCTGGCCGCACTCACCGTCACTCACGGCCGTCCCGTTCTGCTGCACGGCGAGGAGGGCGGCACCTGGCCCGTCCTGCGGCTCGCCGGACGCCTCGGTCTCGCAACACGGATCGGCCTGGAGGACACGCTGTTCCTGCCGAACGGCCAACGGGCGCTGTCCAACGCGGAGTTGGTGACAGAGGGGCTGGTCCAGCACGAGAGAGCGCGGCGTTCTCCGTAA
- a CDS encoding YiaA/YiaB family inner membrane protein: MSETPVKQQNTAAFYGQAVLSFGVAVVATTIGIFKLEADTWVRAFLGIAVLYLVTSAFTLAKVIRDRQEAGQIVSRVDQARLEKLLAAHDPFEKL; this comes from the coding sequence ATGAGTGAGACACCGGTCAAGCAGCAGAACACCGCCGCCTTCTACGGCCAGGCGGTCCTATCGTTCGGCGTCGCCGTCGTCGCGACCACCATCGGCATCTTCAAGCTGGAGGCCGACACCTGGGTGCGCGCCTTCCTGGGGATCGCCGTCCTCTACCTCGTCACCTCCGCCTTCACCCTCGCCAAGGTGATCCGCGACCGTCAGGAGGCCGGGCAGATCGTCAGCCGGGTCGACCAGGCCCGACTGGAGAAGCTCCTCGCCGCACACGACCCCTTCGAGAAGCTGTGA
- a CDS encoding TetR/AcrR family transcriptional regulator has product MARPRKPLLSTDRIVGAARTLVDAEGLAAVSTRRLAAELGVSGPSLYNHFRTKDQILEAVADSVSGQVDLSMFEDGRDWRTALHDWAVSYRAALRDHPNIVPVLARGPGRRPAGLRLADAVFGAMVEAGWPPAQATSIGALMRYFVMGSALGSFAGGFVDDETAYDPADYPHLGQAHLLAEQQEKIDERAFETGLRALLDGLALQFEGLRG; this is encoded by the coding sequence ATGGCCAGACCGCGCAAGCCCCTCCTCAGCACCGACCGGATCGTCGGGGCGGCCCGGACGCTGGTGGACGCCGAGGGCCTGGCCGCCGTCTCGACACGCCGGCTCGCCGCCGAACTGGGTGTGAGCGGTCCGTCCCTCTACAACCACTTCCGCACGAAGGACCAGATCCTGGAGGCGGTCGCGGACTCCGTGAGCGGGCAGGTCGACCTGTCGATGTTCGAGGACGGGCGCGACTGGCGCACCGCGCTGCACGACTGGGCCGTCTCCTACCGGGCCGCCCTGCGCGACCACCCGAACATCGTCCCGGTCCTGGCCCGCGGCCCCGGCCGCCGCCCGGCCGGACTGCGACTCGCCGACGCCGTCTTCGGAGCGATGGTCGAGGCGGGGTGGCCCCCCGCCCAGGCCACGTCCATCGGCGCGCTGATGCGGTACTTCGTGATGGGCTCCGCGCTGGGATCGTTCGCCGGGGGCTTCGTGGACGACGAGACCGCGTACGATCCCGCCGACTATCCGCATCTCGGGCAGGCCCATCTCCTTGCCGAGCAGCAGGAGAAGATCGACGAGCGGGCCTTCGAGACGGGGCTCAGGGCGTTGCTGGACGGGTTGGCGTTGCAGTTTGAGGGGCTGCGGGGGTAG